A portion of the Archocentrus centrarchus isolate MPI-CPG fArcCen1 chromosome 19, fArcCen1, whole genome shotgun sequence genome contains these proteins:
- the ascc1 gene encoding activating signal cointegrator 1 complex subunit 1 isoform X2, translating into MDVLRPPLININGRIYRRNIIKEEHYEEEEEFPFMGPSESEELAEDETCDAHVIEQTDKGYRCAIDVPSVLYKYIIGKKGETRRRLESDTKTSISIPKPGVEGQIVITGSSKAAVSSAVTRVEVLVESFRKKQPFTHFLSFPLNDSKIQEGFLRFKDKVLEQCSQDHGVEESIFQNPAKLHLTVGTLALLNEVEVRRACEHLQECQNFIRDITEGKPLLLEVTGIEYMNDDPAMVDVLYAKVNVKDASDKLQVIADRLVEHFVSAGLMVREWDRVKLHGTVMNTLFRKDSTVEDTCAGGRQTVSEREAFDARNILKKFGAHCFGEFELNTVQLSQRYSTDCTGYYSSAGSINFS; encoded by the exons GTAGGAATATAATTAAGGAAGAGCAttatgaagaagaggaagagttTCCTTTCATGGGACCATCAG AGAGTGAAGAGCTTGCAGAAGATGAAACCTGTGATGCCCACGTCATTGAACAGACTGATAAAGGATACCGCTGTGCCATTGATGTCCCAAGTGTTCTTTACAA ATATATCAttgggaaaaaaggagaaacgCGTAGACGTCTGGAGTCTGACACGAAGACATCTATCAGCATCCCAAAACCAGGAGTGGAAGGGCAGATTG TCATTACAGGTTCCAGCAAAGCTGCAGTTTCATCTGCTGTCACTCGAGTCGAGGTGCTTGTTGAGAGCTTTCGGAAGAAGCAGCCCTTTACGCACTTTTTGTCATTCCCTCTAAATGATTCCAAAATTCAAGAGGGATTCCTGAGATTTAAAGACAAGGTGCTGGAGCAGTGTTCACAG GATCATGGAGTAGAGGAAAGCATCTTTCAGAACCCTGCAAAGCTTCACCTGACAGTTGGCACCCTGGCTCTATTAAATGAAGTGGAAGTGAGAAGAGCATGTGAACATCTCCAGGAGTGTCAAAACTTCATCAG AGACATCACTGAAGGAAAACCTCTGCTACTAGAGGTGACAGGCATAGAGTACATGAATGATGACCCAGCCATGGTGGATGTTTTGTATGCCAAGGTCAATGTGAAAGATGCATCTGACAA GTTGCAGGTGATTGCAGACAGACTGGTAGAGCATTTTGTCTCTGCTGGGCTGATGGTCAGAGAGTGGGACAGAGTGAAGCTACATGGCACTGTGATGAACACTCTGTTCAGAAAGGACTCCACAG TGGAAGATACGTGCGCTGGAGGAAGACAAACCGTCAGTGAAAGAGAGGCTTTTGATGCCAGAAACATACTAAAG AAATTTGGTGCTCATTGTTTTGGAGAGTTTGAGCTGAATACTGTCCAGCTGTCCCAGAGGTATTCAACAGACTGCACTGGATACTACAGCTCTGCAGGGAGCATCAACTTCTCTTGA
- the ascc1 gene encoding activating signal cointegrator 1 complex subunit 1 isoform X1 yields the protein MDVLRPPLININGRIYRRNIIKEEHYEEEEEFPFMGPSESEELAEDETCDAHVIEQTDKGYRCAIDVPSVLYKYIIGKKGETRRRLESDTKTSISIPKPGVEGQIVITGSSKAAVSSAVTRVEVLVESFRKKQPFTHFLSFPLNDSKIQEGFLRFKDKVLEQCSQDHGVEESIFQNPAKLHLTVGTLALLNEVEVRRACEHLQECQNFIRDITEGKPLLLEVTGIEYMNDDPAMVDVLYAKVNVKDASDKLQVIADRLVEHFVSAGLMVREWDRVKLHGTVMNTLFRKDSTAAVTTKLSLGQLRQQICAERNRGGSSLFGHSSVYVLRAACFPSTLTMASFILDMDQVQEQFSNLYWAYQQHSTEAVPLLTMFTTIWISPIKIEMFFIFLVPISQTYFTN from the exons GTAGGAATATAATTAAGGAAGAGCAttatgaagaagaggaagagttTCCTTTCATGGGACCATCAG AGAGTGAAGAGCTTGCAGAAGATGAAACCTGTGATGCCCACGTCATTGAACAGACTGATAAAGGATACCGCTGTGCCATTGATGTCCCAAGTGTTCTTTACAA ATATATCAttgggaaaaaaggagaaacgCGTAGACGTCTGGAGTCTGACACGAAGACATCTATCAGCATCCCAAAACCAGGAGTGGAAGGGCAGATTG TCATTACAGGTTCCAGCAAAGCTGCAGTTTCATCTGCTGTCACTCGAGTCGAGGTGCTTGTTGAGAGCTTTCGGAAGAAGCAGCCCTTTACGCACTTTTTGTCATTCCCTCTAAATGATTCCAAAATTCAAGAGGGATTCCTGAGATTTAAAGACAAGGTGCTGGAGCAGTGTTCACAG GATCATGGAGTAGAGGAAAGCATCTTTCAGAACCCTGCAAAGCTTCACCTGACAGTTGGCACCCTGGCTCTATTAAATGAAGTGGAAGTGAGAAGAGCATGTGAACATCTCCAGGAGTGTCAAAACTTCATCAG AGACATCACTGAAGGAAAACCTCTGCTACTAGAGGTGACAGGCATAGAGTACATGAATGATGACCCAGCCATGGTGGATGTTTTGTATGCCAAGGTCAATGTGAAAGATGCATCTGACAA GTTGCAGGTGATTGCAGACAGACTGGTAGAGCATTTTGTCTCTGCTGGGCTGATGGTCAGAGAGTGGGACAGAGTGAAGCTACATGGCACTGTGATGAACACTCTGTTCAGAAAGGACTCCACAG CTGCAGTGACGACAAAGCTGAGTCTTGGACAATTACGACAACAAATTTGTGCAGAGAGGAATCGGGGAGGCAGTTCTCTGTTTGGCCACAGCTCTGTTTACGTGCTCCGAGCTGCATGTTTTCCAAGTACTCTGACAATGGCTTCATTCATTTTGGACATGGATCAAGTCCAGGAGCAGTTCTCAAATTTGTACTGGGCTTACCAACAACATAGCACAGAGGCTGTGCCACTGCTGACCATGTTTACCACCATATGGATAAGCCCTATTAAAATTGAAATGTTTTTCATCTTCTTAGTCCCTATTTCACAAACTTATTTTACTAACTAA